One SAR86 cluster bacterium genomic window carries:
- the secE gene encoding preprotein translocase subunit SecE, whose amino-acid sequence MNSTLNNILWISSLILGFAAVILFTYLEDLGLLYRVLILSGLLFASLGLLSRTEFGKNAMKLIVDARTEVSKVVWPGRGETTQMTVVVLIMILILALVFWGLDSLLSFLSKFILS is encoded by the coding sequence ATGAACAGCACTCTTAATAATATTCTCTGGATTTCTTCCCTGATATTAGGGTTTGCAGCTGTTATATTATTCACTTACTTAGAGGATCTCGGTTTGCTATATCGAGTGCTTATATTAAGTGGTTTATTATTTGCTTCCTTGGGGCTACTTTCTAGAACTGAATTTGGGAAAAATGCAATGAAGCTTATAGTTGACGCAAGAACAGAGGTTTCTAAGGTTGTCTGGCCTGGAAGAGGTGAAACAACTCAAATGACTGTTGTGGTTTTAATAATGATTTTGATTTTAGCTTTAGTTTTCTGGGGCCTAGACTCATTGTTATCATTTCTCTCGAAATTTATTCTGAGTTAA
- the nusG gene encoding transcription termination/antitermination protein NusG, whose protein sequence is MDWYIIQAYSNCEKKVKAALEERIDISGLSSKFGEIMIPTEQVTELKKGQKRQIERKFFPGYMLVQMELDDDTWHLVRKTPNVMGFLGGNKTRPSPLTENELNKIVNRVDEAVEQPKFKTVFESGETVRINDGPFNDFNGVVEEVDYEKNLIKVSVSIFGKSTPVELNFSQVEKV, encoded by the coding sequence ATGGACTGGTATATCATTCAAGCTTATTCTAACTGTGAAAAAAAAGTAAAAGCAGCACTAGAAGAGCGCATAGATATTTCGGGGTTATCTTCAAAGTTTGGTGAAATTATGATCCCTACCGAACAGGTAACAGAGTTAAAAAAAGGTCAAAAAAGACAAATCGAAAGAAAGTTTTTTCCTGGATATATGCTTGTACAGATGGAATTAGATGATGATACATGGCACTTAGTTAGAAAGACACCGAATGTAATGGGTTTTCTAGGTGGAAATAAAACAAGACCAAGTCCACTCACTGAAAATGAATTAAATAAAATAGTAAATAGAGTTGATGAAGCTGTAGAGCAGCCAAAATTCAAAACAGTATTTGAATCCGGAGAAACTGTGAGAATAAACGATGGGCCATTTAATGATTTTAATGGTGTTGTTGAGGAAGTTGACTATGAGAAAAATCTTATTAAGGTTTCTGTAAGTATTTTTGGTAAATCTACTCCTGTAGAATTAAATTTCTCGCAAGTAGAAAAGGTATAA